In Flavobacterium lacustre, a genomic segment contains:
- a CDS encoding lipocalin family protein, with the protein MKKVIVLCALAIVMFACKSTSITSTNTNRQSQVAMKGNWVISAVTYPGSQYIKVNSFQIADSECFVGSTWKFVSNNNKGEMALTKVGCPAFSSPITWFVNEEGQFVLKVLDADIKAKKVREGYILYVANQTDTSFQLVDKIDVGGKITDVVYQFQKVN; encoded by the coding sequence ATGAAAAAAGTTATTGTTTTATGCGCATTAGCCATTGTGATGTTTGCCTGTAAATCGACCTCCATCACCAGCACCAATACTAATAGACAATCTCAAGTTGCTATGAAAGGAAATTGGGTGATCAGCGCTGTAACTTACCCCGGTTCACAATACATTAAAGTGAATTCCTTTCAAATTGCCGATTCCGAATGTTTTGTAGGCAGTACCTGGAAGTTTGTTTCTAATAACAATAAAGGCGAAATGGCTTTGACTAAAGTGGGCTGTCCTGCTTTTAGTTCTCCTATCACTTGGTTTGTAAATGAAGAAGGTCAATTTGTATTGAAAGTTCTCGACGCAGATATCAAAGCCAAAAAAGTCAGAGAAGGATACATTTTATATGTTGCCAATCAAACCGATACTTCTTTTCAGTTGGTTGACAAAATTGATGTAGGCGGAAAAATCACCGATGTGGTGTATCAATTTCAAAAAGTTAATTAA
- a CDS encoding OmpA family protein: MKKISIVAIAALLVMGSMFTSCEALKNTNNTQKGAGIGAVSGAVIGGILGNNLGKGGKGALGAVLGGVVGGVAGGVIGNKMDKQAREIDAALPGAEVVRVGEGIKLVLNENAVRFDTNKSSLTPTAKANLDKIVPVFKEYPDTDIIIYGYTDSTGPADYNLKLSAERAASVRNYLSSQGVSSSRFQVTGLGIADPIASNETAEGRSQNRRVEFAITANEKMIQEAKTEVKN; this comes from the coding sequence ATGAAAAAGATTTCAATAGTAGCGATAGCTGCCCTACTGGTTATGGGTTCAATGTTTACCAGTTGTGAAGCATTAAAGAATACCAATAATACTCAAAAAGGAGCCGGAATCGGAGCTGTAAGTGGTGCTGTAATCGGAGGAATTCTTGGAAACAACCTTGGAAAAGGCGGAAAAGGAGCCCTTGGAGCAGTTTTAGGAGGAGTTGTAGGAGGAGTTGCCGGAGGCGTTATTGGTAACAAAATGGATAAACAAGCCAGAGAAATTGATGCCGCTCTTCCCGGAGCAGAAGTGGTTCGTGTGGGGGAAGGAATTAAATTGGTTTTGAATGAAAATGCCGTTCGTTTTGATACGAATAAATCTTCTTTAACCCCAACTGCCAAAGCTAATTTAGATAAAATAGTTCCTGTTTTTAAAGAATATCCAGACACTGATATTATTATTTATGGGTATACCGACAGTACGGGTCCAGCAGATTATAATTTGAAACTTTCTGCAGAAAGAGCGGCATCGGTTCGTAATTATTTGTCTAGTCAAGGGGTTTCTTCCAGCCGTTTTCAAGTAACCGGATTGGGAATTGCTGATCCGATTGCATCCAATGAAACTGCTGAAGGAAGAAGTCAAAACCGTCGTGTTGAGTTTGCTATCACGGCCAATGAAAAAATGATTCAAGAGGCTAAAACCGAAGTTAAAAACTAA
- a CDS encoding ABC transporter ATP-binding protein gives MLELENISFTYIKAAVIEAVSFTVPKGQNIAVIGESGCGKSTLLKLIYGLYDLDAGTISYDGKPILGPKYNLIPGADFIKYLAQDFDLMPYITVEENVGKFLSNIYKDKKQARVQELLEMVEMTEYAQVKAKYLSGGQQQRVALARVLALEPEILLLDEPFSQIDSFRKNALRRNLFQYLKEKQITCIIATHDSTDALSFSDQTIVMQNGKVIAQSSPKELFQNPSNPYIASLFGEVNVLQLSQLASVAAGADQTVLLYPHQLEVIADGILQVEVRQSYFKGSHYLTKAVVAQKVIFFDSFTPLTAGTKVCLGLRI, from the coding sequence ATGCTCGAACTAGAAAATATTTCCTTTACCTATATCAAAGCTGCCGTTATCGAAGCTGTCAGTTTTACGGTTCCCAAAGGACAAAATATAGCTGTAATCGGCGAAAGCGGTTGTGGCAAAAGCACCCTTTTGAAATTAATTTACGGTTTGTACGATTTAGATGCCGGCACCATTTCATATGATGGAAAACCCATTCTTGGCCCCAAGTACAACCTGATTCCCGGAGCGGATTTTATTAAATACTTAGCCCAGGATTTTGACCTGATGCCTTACATCACTGTCGAAGAAAATGTGGGTAAATTTTTGTCGAATATTTATAAAGATAAGAAGCAAGCCCGAGTTCAGGAACTTTTAGAAATGGTTGAAATGACCGAATATGCTCAAGTTAAAGCCAAATATCTGAGTGGCGGTCAACAACAGCGTGTAGCATTAGCCCGAGTTTTAGCTTTAGAACCAGAAATTCTTTTGTTAGATGAGCCTTTCAGTCAAATTGATTCGTTTCGAAAAAATGCATTGCGCCGTAATTTATTTCAGTATTTAAAAGAAAAACAAATTACCTGTATTATCGCCACACATGACAGTACGGATGCTTTGTCTTTTTCGGACCAAACGATTGTGATGCAAAACGGGAAAGTTATTGCCCAAAGCAGTCCAAAAGAATTATTTCAAAATCCTTCCAATCCTTATATCGCTTCCCTTTTTGGCGAAGTCAATGTGTTACAATTATCGCAGTTGGCTTCTGTTGCAGCCGGAGCGGATCAAACGGTTTTGTTGTATCCGCATCAATTGGAGGTAATTGCCGATGGGATTTTGCAAGTGGAGGTGCGACAATCTTATTTTAAAGGCAGCCATTATCTGACAAAAGCCGTAGTTGCCCAAAAAGTAATTTTCTTTGACAGTTTTACCCCTTTAACCGCAGGCACGAAAGTTTGTTTGGGCTTACGGATTTAA
- a CDS encoding 3-oxoacyl-ACP synthase III family protein, producing MYHSKITGLGYYVPSNIVTNADLSKIIDTNDEWIQERTGIQERRHIIRGEDTTTTMGVKAATIAIERSGVAKEDIDFIVFATLSPDYYFPGPGVLVQRDLGLRTVGALDVRNQCSGFVYALSVADQYIKTGMYKNVLVIGSELQSTGLDMTTRGRGVSVIFGDGAGAAVLSREEDLSKGILSTHLHSEGQHAEELIVKAPGMGGRWVTDILAENDPDDESYFPYMNGQFVFKNAVVRFSEVINEGLAANNLEVSDIDMLIPHQANLRISQFIQKKFHLTDDQVFNNIQKYGNTTAASIPIALTEAWEQGKIKSGDTVVLAAFGSGFTWASAIIKW from the coding sequence ATGTACCATTCAAAAATTACAGGATTAGGATATTATGTTCCTTCCAATATTGTTACAAACGCCGATTTGTCTAAAATTATTGATACCAATGATGAATGGATACAAGAACGAACCGGTATTCAGGAACGCAGGCATATTATCCGTGGCGAAGATACTACGACCACTATGGGAGTAAAAGCCGCTACAATTGCTATTGAACGTTCAGGAGTTGCTAAAGAAGACATCGATTTTATTGTTTTTGCGACCTTAAGTCCGGATTATTATTTTCCTGGTCCGGGAGTTTTGGTACAACGGGATTTAGGTTTGAGAACGGTTGGTGCATTAGATGTCAGAAATCAGTGTTCCGGTTTTGTTTACGCACTTTCTGTTGCGGATCAATACATTAAAACCGGAATGTATAAAAATGTTTTGGTGATTGGTTCTGAATTGCAATCGACAGGATTAGACATGACTACGCGTGGCAGAGGGGTTTCGGTGATTTTTGGAGATGGAGCAGGAGCCGCTGTTTTGAGCCGTGAAGAAGATTTAAGCAAAGGAATTTTATCCACCCATTTGCATTCTGAAGGCCAGCATGCTGAAGAATTAATCGTGAAAGCACCCGGAATGGGAGGCCGTTGGGTTACAGATATTTTGGCAGAAAATGATCCGGATGACGAAAGTTATTTTCCATATATGAACGGGCAATTTGTATTTAAAAATGCAGTAGTACGTTTCTCTGAAGTGATTAATGAAGGATTAGCAGCCAATAATTTGGAGGTATCCGACATTGATATGCTGATTCCGCATCAGGCTAATTTGAGGATTTCTCAATTTATACAAAAGAAATTTCATCTAACCGATGATCAGGTTTTTAATAATATTCAAAAATACGGAAATACGACAGCCGCTTCTATTCCGATTGCTTTGACCGAAGCTTGGGAACAAGGCAAAATAAAAAGCGGAGATACAGTGGTTTTAGCTGCTTTTGGTAGTGGTTTTACCTGGGCAAGTGCTATTATCAAATGGTAG
- a CDS encoding copper homeostasis protein CutC, whose product MKNKQLEIACFNLESAVIAQQNGANRVELCADIRSGGTTPDFEIVKAVRVALTIDLYVMIRPRGGDFVCTDAEFQQMKKAIESFKKIKVDGFVFGILKEDGSVNTEQNSALVALAQPYSCTFHRAFDVVKNREESLEAIIACGFTTILTSGQQKDVVEGIAVLSELVQKANSRIVVMPGGGLRSTNIALLKEKTGAHFYHSSAIIDQSETANGTEISALKNELGVVQNAI is encoded by the coding sequence ATGAAAAATAAACAACTGGAAATTGCGTGTTTTAATTTGGAATCAGCTGTTATAGCTCAACAAAATGGCGCTAACCGAGTAGAATTGTGTGCTGACATCCGTTCAGGAGGAACAACCCCTGATTTTGAAATCGTGAAAGCGGTCCGTGTTGCATTGACAATTGATTTGTATGTTATGATTCGTCCTCGTGGCGGTGATTTTGTCTGCACTGATGCTGAATTTCAACAGATGAAAAAGGCTATTGAATCCTTTAAAAAGATAAAGGTTGATGGTTTTGTTTTTGGAATTTTAAAAGAAGACGGAAGCGTCAATACAGAACAAAACAGTGCATTAGTCGCATTGGCTCAGCCCTATTCCTGTACGTTTCATCGCGCTTTTGATGTGGTAAAAAACAGGGAAGAGTCGCTTGAAGCAATAATTGCATGTGGTTTTACCACTATTTTGACTTCCGGACAGCAAAAAGATGTAGTTGAAGGGATTGCCGTTTTATCTGAATTAGTTCAAAAAGCGAACTCTAGAATTGTTGTAATGCCCGGCGGCGGATTACGTTCCACCAATATTGCTTTATTAAAAGAAAAGACCGGGGCTCATTTCTATCATTCTTCTGCCATAATTGACCAAAGTGAAACGGCAAACGGAACTGAAATAAGTGCGTTAAAAAATGAACTTGGTGTAGTACAAAATGCTATTTAA
- a CDS encoding T9SS type B sorting domain-containing protein — MRKIIVFIVLLVTFSSGAQSVTVNTTTYTVEQLVNQILIKSPCVSGTNITSKTGTDYGAANGIGYFENNNPNFPFLNGVVLTTGDVTKIPSPNNSILSDGTAVWTGDSDLESNLLSQSGISINSVNASYIEFDFQPKTPNFDFSFLFASEEYGTSQCKFSDAFAFLLKDVTSGGANTNLAVVPGTSIPVSVETIRDIAYNSNCPSANESYFGTFNGSGFGPAINFNGETVEMIASATGLNTSHIYRIKIVIADGGGNTGYDSAIFLKANSFNIGQNVLGLDYTQANNKAICPGNTLPILSAAGLSPGTTFVWKKEGVAFSPAQTSETLDLNSILPVIGSGIHKYTVTYIEPGCTAVTDEISVEIYPKIGVMATVPNLYSCDTGAASYDFDWTKMTTIILAGVNQATTTTGLLDDLPAETLISYHETNAEATTNSAALSNPYTLLSTDSGKPIYVRIENPVTGCYEIKSFQLEIVPSPAIANTPNDITLCSRNLTDVPPKALFDFTAQKALILGTQDPTYNLISFHTTASGATNNTDIITLNTADELLSGSRTIYARVQNSSNLNCYATTSFKIIVTPLPEVDLLPDVYVCNAYPLPALTKPGAQYWTGPGKTGIQLPVGHAVTTTSVIYIFNQIGACTAEDFFKVTIVNLSDVTPASASYCSQYKLPALLFGKYFTQSGGSNTTGNIEIAPGTVLNTAGINNLYVWFEDTTVTPSCVKEMNFKITIIPFTPLPNYTNRFDCTSYTLPANPNGGIYYSGPNKGLPILPVGTVITSTTTIYVYKETGTAPTNCSSEKTFKIFIDNSSITIPTDVNSCSSYKLPALSVGEYRTAAGGGGSAIPAGTFINSSTTLWYYVAGLNCTIDSPFTITIAIAPLPVLSDTTPQCDIYYLPAVAHSGNYYTGPLGTGKIRPVGYPITSTQTIYFYDKAASGPCYVEEQFIITIYKSPKVDAKPVEVIKCGQPYILDNLTNGEYYEFAGGPSPTNPILPPGYAITSSKTIYVYAAAAAPNTCISEYSISVLVTYVNDIADQYACDSFTLPTIVGQGDYYTAPNGPHGTGVKLTAPYAPITATTTLYVFAEDNSRVSCSDEDAFTVTIYNTPIIAPIPAITRCESFILPAFTAPATRYFTQSGGPKSTNIEKFPGDIITASTTIYAYAESGTPSTQRCTDEEPMAITITDKPKAILNVPPVCHDFETGVVTNAYITSGFTAPQYAFEWKKEDGTVVGTAADFSTNEPGNYTLTVTDVSIFGCTADPVPFTVIESAGPASIAFETSGWFSDNQTITVNAVPSIGNGSNFLYALDGGSPQTSNVFTNVSSGNHEITISDLNGCGETIPVTVHLINSPKFFTPNGDGFNESWNIIGLPVQNKSVIYIFDRYGKLLKELDPNGTGWDGTYNGYPLPADDYWFSIAYTENNVAREYRSHFSLKR; from the coding sequence ATGAGGAAAATAATTGTTTTTATAGTGTTATTAGTAACCTTTAGTTCAGGAGCGCAATCGGTGACCGTAAATACCACTACCTACACAGTAGAACAGTTAGTCAATCAAATCCTGATCAAGTCTCCCTGTGTTTCGGGCACCAATATCACATCAAAAACAGGAACTGATTACGGAGCTGCAAACGGCATTGGCTATTTTGAAAACAACAATCCCAACTTTCCTTTTTTGAATGGAGTCGTTTTAACGACTGGCGATGTGACCAAAATTCCGAGTCCGAACAATTCGATATTAAGTGATGGAACAGCGGTTTGGACAGGAGATTCAGATCTGGAATCCAACCTGCTCTCACAGTCCGGAATTTCAATAAATAGTGTGAATGCCAGTTATATTGAATTTGATTTCCAACCAAAAACTCCCAATTTTGATTTCTCTTTTCTGTTTGCTTCCGAAGAATACGGAACATCACAATGCAAATTCTCAGATGCATTTGCATTTTTATTAAAAGATGTAACCAGTGGTGGTGCCAATACCAATTTAGCAGTGGTTCCGGGGACTAGTATTCCGGTTTCTGTCGAAACGATCAGAGACATAGCATACAATTCGAATTGCCCTTCTGCGAACGAATCTTATTTTGGGACATTCAATGGTAGCGGTTTTGGACCTGCAATCAATTTTAACGGAGAAACGGTGGAAATGATTGCTTCGGCAACGGGTTTAAATACCAGCCACATCTACCGCATAAAAATAGTAATTGCTGATGGCGGAGGGAATACCGGCTATGATTCGGCTATATTTTTAAAAGCAAACAGTTTCAATATCGGACAAAATGTATTGGGGTTAGATTACACTCAAGCCAACAATAAAGCCATTTGTCCGGGAAATACATTACCAATTCTGTCCGCAGCGGGCTTAAGTCCGGGAACAACTTTTGTATGGAAAAAAGAAGGGGTTGCTTTTTCACCTGCCCAAACAAGTGAAACATTAGATTTAAATAGTATACTGCCTGTGATTGGCTCAGGCATTCATAAGTATACCGTTACATACATAGAACCGGGCTGTACTGCCGTTACAGATGAAATCAGTGTTGAAATTTATCCGAAAATTGGAGTGATGGCTACCGTTCCTAATCTTTACAGTTGCGATACAGGCGCCGCAAGCTATGATTTTGATTGGACAAAAATGACAACTATTATTCTGGCTGGAGTCAATCAGGCCACTACTACAACTGGACTTTTAGATGATCTCCCTGCCGAAACACTTATTTCGTATCACGAAACTAATGCGGAGGCAACAACAAATAGTGCAGCACTGAGCAACCCATATACGCTGCTAAGCACTGATAGCGGGAAACCCATTTATGTGCGCATTGAAAATCCCGTGACGGGCTGTTACGAAATAAAATCTTTTCAACTCGAAATTGTTCCAAGTCCCGCTATTGCCAATACTCCTAATGACATTACCCTTTGCAGCAGAAACTTGACAGATGTTCCGCCAAAAGCGCTGTTTGATTTTACCGCTCAAAAAGCATTGATTTTAGGGACACAAGACCCAACCTACAATTTAATTTCTTTTCACACAACTGCATCAGGAGCGACAAACAATACAGATATCATTACATTAAACACGGCCGATGAATTACTGTCAGGTTCAAGAACCATCTATGCTCGAGTGCAAAATAGCTCTAATTTAAATTGTTATGCTACAACTAGTTTTAAAATAATAGTGACCCCATTACCCGAAGTCGATCTTTTACCGGACGTTTATGTATGCAACGCTTATCCATTACCGGCATTAACAAAACCAGGAGCACAATATTGGACGGGGCCAGGAAAAACTGGAATACAACTACCGGTAGGACATGCTGTGACGACAACAAGTGTAATCTATATTTTTAATCAAATAGGAGCGTGTACCGCTGAAGATTTTTTTAAAGTGACCATTGTGAATTTGAGTGATGTAACACCGGCCTCTGCATCCTATTGTTCGCAATACAAATTGCCAGCCTTACTCTTCGGAAAATATTTTACTCAAAGTGGCGGAAGTAATACTACCGGAAACATAGAAATAGCACCGGGAACTGTACTAAATACAGCAGGTATAAATAATTTATATGTGTGGTTTGAAGACACTACGGTTACTCCGTCTTGTGTAAAGGAAATGAACTTTAAAATCACGATAATTCCATTTACTCCATTACCAAATTACACCAACAGATTTGATTGTACATCATATACTTTACCGGCCAATCCCAACGGAGGCATTTATTATTCGGGACCAAACAAAGGTTTACCAATACTGCCAGTTGGTACCGTTATCACATCCACAACAACAATTTATGTTTATAAAGAAACAGGCACAGCGCCAACAAACTGCAGCTCCGAGAAAACATTCAAAATTTTCATTGACAATTCAAGCATAACTATACCAACGGATGTGAATTCCTGCTCGTCCTACAAACTACCTGCTTTAAGTGTAGGGGAATACCGAACTGCGGCTGGCGGTGGCGGCTCAGCAATACCGGCAGGAACGTTTATCAATTCTTCAACCACACTTTGGTATTATGTGGCCGGCCTAAATTGTACGATTGACTCCCCTTTTACAATTACAATAGCCATTGCACCATTACCGGTACTTTCAGATACAACTCCACAATGTGATATTTACTATTTACCGGCAGTTGCCCACAGCGGAAATTATTATACCGGTCCTTTGGGAACTGGAAAAATCAGACCTGTTGGCTATCCGATTACAAGTACCCAAACTATATATTTTTATGATAAAGCGGCATCCGGCCCTTGCTATGTGGAAGAACAATTTATAATAACCATTTATAAATCCCCAAAAGTAGACGCCAAACCCGTAGAAGTAATAAAATGTGGACAACCTTATATCTTAGATAATTTAACCAATGGGGAATACTATGAATTTGCAGGTGGTCCTTCCCCGACAAACCCTATACTGCCTCCGGGTTATGCCATTACGTCTTCAAAAACCATTTATGTGTATGCCGCAGCGGCTGCGCCAAATACCTGTATCTCTGAATACAGTATATCAGTATTAGTTACCTATGTAAATGATATTGCCGATCAATATGCTTGCGATAGTTTTACGTTACCAACTATTGTAGGACAAGGAGACTATTACACCGCACCAAATGGACCTCACGGAACTGGAGTAAAATTAACCGCTCCTTACGCACCAATAACGGCTACAACAACCCTTTATGTATTTGCGGAAGACAACAGCAGAGTCTCTTGCTCTGATGAAGATGCTTTTACTGTCACCATATACAACACTCCTATAATAGCGCCGATTCCTGCAATTACTCGATGTGAATCATTTATTCTCCCTGCATTCACAGCACCCGCAACCCGATACTTTACGCAATCAGGCGGACCAAAAAGTACTAACATCGAAAAATTTCCGGGAGATATAATTACGGCTTCTACTACTATTTATGCTTATGCGGAGTCCGGAACGCCATCAACTCAACGGTGTACGGACGAAGAACCTATGGCAATTACCATTACCGATAAACCCAAAGCAATACTGAATGTGCCTCCTGTTTGTCACGATTTTGAAACAGGAGTAGTAACTAATGCCTACATAACAAGTGGATTTACAGCGCCACAATATGCCTTTGAATGGAAAAAAGAAGATGGAACTGTCGTGGGTACCGCTGCCGATTTTTCGACTAACGAACCCGGAAATTACACCTTAACAGTGACCGATGTATCCATTTTTGGCTGTACTGCAGACCCCGTTCCCTTTACCGTTATCGAATCCGCAGGACCGGCATCTATCGCTTTTGAAACTTCGGGCTGGTTTAGTGACAATCAAACCATCACTGTGAATGCAGTACCAAGCATCGGAAACGGATCTAATTTTCTGTACGCCTTAGATGGTGGTTCTCCTCAAACAAGTAATGTGTTTACAAATGTAAGTTCCGGAAACCATGAAATAACAATAAGTGACTTAAACGGATGTGGAGAAACAATTCCGGTGACCGTTCATTTGATTAACAGTCCTAAATTTTTCACGCCAAATGGAGATGGTTTCAACGAATCCTGGAATATTATAGGATTGCCTGTTCAAAATAAATCGGTTATCTACATTTTTGACCGCTACGGAAAATTATTGAAAGAACTCGATCCAAATGGTACAGGTTGGGATGGGACCTATAATGGCTACCCGCTTCCTGCGGATGACTATTGGTTTTCAATAGCCTATACCGAAAATAATGTTGCCCGGGAATACCGCTCGCATTTTTCGTTGAAACGTTAA
- the argS gene encoding arginine--tRNA ligase, producing MSLQQILTPSIATAIQTLFDVSLDKVEFQATRKEFEGDITMVIFPLLKVIKSNPVELGNKIGNYLVAHVPEVARFNVVSGFLNIVISDSYYLDFFGTIKDNTTYGFVAPSANDTAVMVEYSSPNTNKPLHLGHVRNNLLGYSVAEIIKASGKKVYKTQIINDRGIHICKSMLAWQKFGNGETPESTGLKGDKLVGNYYVAFDKAYKEEIAQLMLEGKTEEEAKKQAPIILEAQEMLLKWEAGDAAVKTLWKTMNQWVYDGFATTYKNLGVDFDSFYYESNTYLLGKDVVQIGLDKGIFEKDPDGSVWIDLTDEGLDRKIVLRSDGTAVYMTQDIGTAIQRVKDMPDVGGMVYTVGNEQDYHFKVLFLILKKLGFDWASNLFHLSYGMVDLPSGKMKSREGTVVDADDLMQEMTDTAQKIAEDLGKLDSYSAEEKAKLYNTIGLGALKYYILKVDPKKRILFNPEESVDFAGNTGPFIQYTYARIQSIIRKANFDFSNTAAVDSLHEKEKELLKQLELFPEVIQHAAHHHSPALIANFTYDLVREYNSFYQAVPILGEEDLAKKIFRVQLSKKVADTIAASFKLLGINVPERM from the coding sequence ATGTCATTACAACAGATTCTTACGCCATCCATAGCAACAGCCATTCAAACTTTGTTTGATGTATCCTTAGACAAAGTCGAATTTCAAGCCACCCGAAAGGAATTTGAAGGCGATATTACCATGGTTATTTTTCCTTTACTTAAAGTTATCAAAAGCAATCCTGTTGAATTAGGAAATAAAATAGGTAACTATCTTGTAGCCCATGTTCCCGAAGTAGCCCGATTTAATGTGGTTTCCGGGTTTTTGAATATTGTAATTTCAGATTCATATTATTTAGATTTCTTTGGAACCATAAAGGACAATACTACCTACGGATTTGTGGCGCCTTCGGCAAATGATACTGCGGTGATGGTCGAATATTCTTCACCTAATACGAATAAACCGTTGCATTTGGGGCATGTACGCAACAATCTTTTGGGTTATTCTGTTGCCGAAATCATCAAAGCTTCAGGTAAGAAAGTCTATAAAACACAAATCATCAACGACAGAGGGATTCATATTTGCAAGTCGATGTTAGCCTGGCAAAAATTTGGAAACGGTGAAACACCGGAATCTACCGGATTGAAAGGGGATAAGCTGGTTGGGAATTATTACGTAGCTTTTGATAAAGCATATAAAGAAGAAATTGCCCAATTAATGCTTGAAGGAAAAACAGAAGAAGAGGCAAAAAAACAAGCGCCGATTATTCTTGAAGCGCAAGAAATGTTGTTGAAATGGGAAGCTGGAGATGCTGCTGTAAAAACACTTTGGAAAACCATGAATCAATGGGTTTATGATGGTTTTGCCACAACTTATAAAAATCTTGGAGTTGATTTCGACAGCTTTTATTATGAAAGCAATACTTATTTATTAGGAAAAGATGTCGTGCAGATAGGTTTAGACAAAGGAATTTTCGAAAAAGACCCGGATGGTTCGGTTTGGATTGATTTGACCGATGAAGGTTTAGACCGTAAAATTGTATTGCGTTCGGATGGAACCGCGGTGTATATGACACAAGATATCGGAACTGCGATTCAACGTGTAAAAGACATGCCGGATGTTGGCGGAATGGTTTATACTGTAGGAAACGAGCAGGATTATCATTTTAAAGTTTTGTTTTTGATCTTGAAAAAATTAGGTTTTGACTGGGCTTCCAACTTGTTTCATTTGTCTTACGGAATGGTTGATTTGCCTTCCGGAAAAATGAAAAGCCGAGAAGGAACTGTAGTGGATGCCGATGATTTGATGCAGGAAATGACCGATACCGCTCAGAAAATTGCAGAAGATTTAGGGAAATTGGACAGCTATTCTGCCGAAGAAAAAGCTAAATTATACAATACCATTGGTCTTGGCGCTTTGAAATATTATATTTTGAAAGTAGATCCTAAAAAGCGAATCCTTTTTAATCCCGAAGAATCAGTCGATTTTGCCGGAAATACAGGACCGTTTATACAATATACTTATGCCCGAATTCAGTCAATTATCCGCAAAGCCAATTTTGATTTTTCGAATACTGCTGCGGTGGATAGCTTACACGAAAAAGAGAAAGAATTACTCAAACAACTTGAATTATTTCCCGAAGTGATACAACATGCCGCACATCATCACAGTCCTGCGTTAATCGCTAATTTTACGTATGATTTAGTGCGTGAGTACAATTCGTTTTATCAGGCGGTTCCTATACTTGGAGAAGAGGATTTGGCGAAGAAAATTTTTAGAGTGCAATTGTCAAAAAAAGTGGCTGATACTATTGCGGCTTCCTTTAAATTGCTCGGTATTAATGTTCCTGAGCGAATGTAA
- a CDS encoding YceI family protein, producing the protein MITRNGKITFEASMPSFEEIKGINSTASCILDQATGDFVALALIKSFKFKSPLMEEHFNENYMESSLFPKATFKGKILNFDAKKVAAAKTTFDLEGDLTIHGVTKKIKTKINVTPSSGKIMATVSFDITPQDYGIAIPNLVKDKIAKNIETTINFTLEPQ; encoded by the coding sequence ATGATAACACGAAACGGAAAAATAACTTTCGAAGCTTCTATGCCAAGTTTTGAAGAAATCAAAGGTATAAACAGTACAGCTTCTTGTATTCTGGATCAAGCAACAGGTGATTTTGTCGCTTTAGCCTTAATCAAGTCATTTAAATTCAAGTCCCCGTTAATGGAGGAACATTTTAATGAAAATTATATGGAATCCTCATTATTTCCAAAAGCCACTTTCAAAGGGAAAATTTTAAATTTTGATGCTAAAAAAGTAGCTGCAGCCAAAACAACTTTTGACCTCGAAGGAGATTTAACAATACATGGTGTGACCAAAAAAATTAAAACCAAAATAAATGTAACACCTTCCTCAGGAAAAATAATGGCTACTGTCAGCTTTGACATTACACCTCAAGACTACGGAATTGCAATCCCAAATCTGGTCAAAGATAAAATTGCAAAAAATATAGAAACCACTATAAATTTTACATTAGAACCGCAATAA